One genomic region from Bufo bufo chromosome 3, aBufBuf1.1, whole genome shotgun sequence encodes:
- the LOC120994068 gene encoding odorant receptor 131-2-like yields MLKVFFTTPHMQENPRYILFVHMLINDMLFIISTHFMVLSYMHSIDFPVIVCFIIQSYFGCFFLMTPYNLAVMSLERYIAICFPLRHLQLCTPKTAKYAIAVVWVIGFSLSTVNFITMSYFAERTSYSIYELCGATRVVSPIQIGIKSAINILSFTMVALIILYTYINVMLVARKVGSDGSSALKAGKTVLLHALQLLLCMFSYISTTIETYANYTYFMTFSNYVLFMCVPRLLSPLIYGIRDEAFQKHIRKACTISCVCLQQ; encoded by the coding sequence ATGCTGAAGGTCttcttcaccactcctcacatgcaAGAGAACCCTCGATACATCCTCTTTGTCCACATGCTCATCAATGACATGTTGTTTATCATCTCGACACATTTCATGGTATTGTCTTACATGCATTCTATTGATTTCCCTGTAATAGTCTGTTTCATCATTCAAAGCTACTTTGGTTGTTTCTTCCTAATGACCCCATACAACTTGGCTGTCATGTCTCTAGAACGTTACATAGCCATATGTTTCCCACTGAGACACTTACAGTTGTGTACACCAAAGACAGCAAAATATGCAATTGCTGTGGTCTGGGTGATTGGATTTTCTCTAAGTACTGTAAACTTCATTACCATGAGCTACTTCGCAGAAAGAACCTCATATTCCATTTATGAGTTGTGTGGTGCTACAAGGGTGGTAAGTCCCATACAAATTGGGATCAAGTCAGCCATCAATATCCTCAGCTTCACCATGGTGGCCTTGATTATTCTATATACCTACATTAAtgtcatgctggttgccaggaagGTCGGTTCTGATGGTTCTTCAGCCCTTAAAGCTGGGAAAACTGTGCTGCTCCATGCCTTACAGCTACTGTTATGTATGTTCTCCTACATCTCCACCACAATAGAGACCTATGCAAATTACACGTATTTCATGACGTTTTCCAACTATGTTTTGTTCATGTGTGTGCCCAGATTACTCAGTCCACTGATCTATGGGATAAGAGATGAAGCTTTTCAAAAACATATAAGAAAAGCTTGCACAATATCTTGTGTCTGTCTTCAACAATGA